Proteins encoded in a region of the Mesoflavibacter profundi genome:
- a CDS encoding TIGR04282 family arsenosugar biosynthesis glycosyltransferase, with protein MNQKNLIITFTRNPELGKVKTRLAKTIGNPSALAIYKKLLEHTESVLRPLNCDKAVYYSVKIRENDIWDSTIYQKHQQTGEHLGARMANAFKHGFKNNYQKIIIVGSDLYDLKTEHINQAFQDLETNDVVLGPAEDGGYYLLGMKQFHPKLFRNKNWGTDSVLKDTLKDLKEESVFLLETLNDIDFFEDLEKHNDLKLLINK; from the coding sequence ATGAATCAGAAAAATCTCATCATAACATTCACACGTAATCCAGAATTAGGAAAAGTAAAAACAAGGTTAGCTAAAACTATTGGCAATCCTTCCGCTTTAGCGATATATAAAAAATTATTAGAGCATACCGAAAGTGTTTTAAGACCATTAAATTGCGATAAAGCCGTCTATTACTCTGTGAAAATTAGAGAAAATGATATTTGGGACAGCACTATTTACCAAAAACACCAACAAACCGGAGAGCATTTAGGCGCAAGAATGGCAAATGCGTTTAAACATGGTTTCAAAAACAACTATCAAAAAATTATTATTGTTGGTAGCGATCTTTACGATTTAAAAACAGAACACATCAACCAAGCTTTTCAAGATTTAGAAACTAATGATGTCGTGCTTGGACCAGCTGAAGATGGTGGCTATTATTTGTTAGGAATGAAACAATTTCACCCTAAATTATTCAGAAATAAAAATTGGGGAACAGATTCCGTTTTAAAAGACACTTTAAAAGATTTAAAAGAAGAATCTGTATTTTTGTTAGAAACCCTTAACGATATTGATTTTTTTGAGGATTTAGAAAAACATAACGATTTAAAATTATTAATCAACAAATGA
- a CDS encoding purine-nucleoside phosphorylase encodes MIKSLKKTVEYLKDKGFDNPEVGIILGTGLGQLPNHLDIIHEVSYNHIPHFPTATVEFHKGKLIYGTLSGKKVIVMQGRFHIYEGYTLQDVTYPVRVMEKLGIKTLLVSNAAGAINLNYKKGEIMLIDDHINLQGSSPLAFQGVEALGERFADMSAPYNLEINAKIKDIAKRNNINLHEGVYASVVGPQLETRAEYRMLKLIGADAVGMSTVPEIIVANHLNLKAAAVSVLTDECDPDNLKPVDIQEIIAMANKAEPDMITIFKELIETL; translated from the coding sequence ATGATAAAAAGTTTAAAAAAAACTGTAGAATACCTAAAGGACAAAGGTTTTGACAACCCAGAAGTTGGTATCATTTTAGGTACAGGATTAGGACAATTACCTAATCACTTAGATATAATACACGAAGTTAGTTACAATCATATTCCGCATTTTCCAACTGCAACAGTCGAGTTTCATAAAGGCAAACTGATCTACGGTACACTTTCTGGAAAAAAAGTAATTGTCATGCAAGGTCGTTTTCATATCTACGAAGGCTATACTTTACAAGATGTAACTTACCCTGTTAGAGTGATGGAAAAATTAGGCATTAAAACATTATTAGTTTCTAACGCTGCTGGCGCTATTAATTTAAATTATAAGAAAGGTGAGATAATGTTAATCGACGATCATATTAACTTACAAGGTAGTTCGCCATTAGCTTTTCAAGGTGTAGAAGCACTTGGCGAGCGTTTTGCAGATATGAGTGCGCCTTACAATCTAGAAATTAACGCCAAAATTAAAGACATTGCTAAGCGTAACAACATTAATTTACACGAAGGTGTTTACGCTAGCGTTGTTGGTCCGCAATTAGAAACTCGTGCAGAATACAGAATGCTAAAATTAATTGGTGCAGATGCTGTTGGGATGAGTACCGTACCAGAAATTATAGTCGCTAATCACTTAAATTTAAAAGCTGCTGCTGTTTCAGTGTTGACAGACGAATGTGATCCTGACAATCTAAAACCAGTAGATATACAAGAAATCATAGCTATGGCAAATAAAGCCGAACCTGATATGATTACAATCTTTAAAGAATTAATAGAAACACTTTAA
- a CDS encoding TIGR04283 family arsenosugar biosynthesis glycosyltransferase, producing the protein MNRISIIIPMLNEAEHIGKLLQHLIENAKQKKQLELIIVDGGSTDNSVEIVEKITNVTSSDSDCNEELYRDAGKVLDTKFSTENSTRTDAEDKTKIVLLNSKKGRAKQMNVGAKAATGTILYFLHADSFPPKHFDQFILNEIQKDNHAGCFRLKFDSNHWWLRLAGWFTKFNFKACRGGDQSLFVTKALFNKIGGFDESYIIYEDNIFISQLYDCNQFTVINSPIITSSRLYKKHGVFKLQYHFWMIYLKKWFGASAIDLHKYYKKHIS; encoded by the coding sequence ATGAATAGAATTTCTATCATAATTCCTATGCTAAATGAAGCAGAACACATTGGCAAATTGCTTCAACATCTTATTGAAAACGCTAAACAAAAAAAACAATTAGAACTTATTATTGTTGATGGCGGAAGTACTGATAATTCGGTTGAAATAGTTGAAAAAATAACCAACGTCACATCGAGTGATTCTGATTGTAATGAAGAATTGTATCGAGATGCAGGAAAAGTTCTCGATACAAAATTTTCAACAGAAAATTCCACTCGAACTGACGCTGAAGATAAAACAAAAATTGTCTTACTGAATTCTAAAAAAGGTCGTGCCAAACAGATGAATGTTGGCGCAAAAGCTGCTACAGGAACTATATTATATTTTTTACATGCCGATTCATTTCCTCCAAAACACTTTGATCAATTCATTTTAAATGAGATACAAAAGGATAATCACGCTGGTTGTTTTAGATTAAAATTTGATAGTAACCATTGGTGGCTACGTTTGGCTGGTTGGTTTACAAAATTTAATTTTAAAGCGTGTCGTGGTGGCGACCAAAGTTTATTTGTTACAAAAGCATTGTTTAACAAAATTGGTGGTTTTGATGAGTCTTATATCATTTACGAAGACAATATTTTTATAAGTCAGTTATATGATTGCAATCAATTTACTGTTATTAATTCTCCTATAATTACCTCTTCAAGGTTATATAAAAAACATGGTGTGTTTAAACTTCAATATCATTTTTGGATGATATATTTAAAAAAGTGGTTT
- a CDS encoding rhodanese-like domain-containing protein gives MKVVFLYIFTLIGFQSFAQKTLDDVLKKHNHYNIPYISVQELAMPKTKAKILDARSFEEYKVSHLKDAVFVDFENFDIEKTAQLISDKNEIIVVYCSIGVRSAKIAQQLKDEGYTNVFNLYGGIFEWKNNNFSVFDLNEKATEKVHVYDKNWSKWLIKGEKVF, from the coding sequence ATGAAAGTAGTTTTTTTATACATATTCACACTAATAGGATTTCAAAGTTTTGCTCAAAAAACTTTAGATGACGTATTAAAAAAACACAATCATTACAATATCCCTTATATAAGTGTTCAAGAATTAGCGATGCCAAAAACAAAAGCTAAAATTTTAGACGCTAGAAGTTTTGAAGAATATAAAGTAAGTCATCTAAAAGATGCTGTATTTGTAGATTTTGAAAATTTCGACATAGAAAAAACAGCTCAACTTATTTCTGATAAAAACGAAATAATTGTCGTGTATTGCTCTATTGGTGTACGATCTGCAAAAATTGCTCAGCAATTAAAAGATGAAGGTTACACCAATGTGTTCAATCTGTACGGCGGTATTTTTGAATGGAAAAATAACAATTTTTCAGTTTTTGATTTAAATGAAAAAGCAACCGAAAAAGTACATGTTTACGACAAAAATTGGTCTAAATGGTTAATCAAAGGTGAAAAAGTTTTTTAA
- a CDS encoding DUF547 domain-containing protein, giving the protein MYLFIFSWTFFGFSQDLEQKKEKANDSIKQVDNFNQELKKTTSNNIHLLWDELLKKYVSDNGNVNYEGFKSDHKKLLDYIYVLSLVNKNENFNKLSKNEKLAYWINLYNALTVDLIVRNYPIKSIKDIKNPWKQRLWKTANLSYNLDEIEHDILRKMNEPRIHFAIVCASISCPKLQNKAFKANTLDAQLTKATKTFLTDNTKNEITKNQLKLSKIFKWFSKDFETNGTVIDFINRYTTTTISEDAKINYKDYNWNLNE; this is encoded by the coding sequence ATGTACCTATTTATTTTTAGTTGGACGTTTTTTGGCTTTTCTCAAGATTTAGAACAAAAAAAAGAGAAAGCAAATGATTCAATAAAACAAGTGGATAATTTTAACCAAGAGTTAAAAAAAACTACTTCAAACAACATTCACCTACTTTGGGATGAACTATTAAAAAAGTATGTTTCAGACAATGGAAATGTAAATTATGAAGGTTTTAAATCCGACCACAAAAAACTATTGGATTACATTTATGTTTTGAGTTTAGTCAATAAAAATGAAAACTTTAATAAGCTTTCAAAAAACGAAAAACTAGCCTATTGGATTAATCTTTATAATGCCTTAACTGTAGATTTAATTGTACGCAACTACCCAATCAAATCTATCAAAGACATAAAAAATCCTTGGAAACAACGATTATGGAAAACTGCAAATCTCAGTTATAATTTAGATGAAATTGAACACGATATTCTAAGAAAAATGAACGAACCTCGTATTCATTTTGCTATTGTTTGCGCATCAATTTCTTGTCCTAAACTTCAAAACAAAGCTTTTAAAGCAAATACTTTAGATGCTCAATTAACTAAAGCTACTAAAACATTTCTGACGGATAACACTAAAAATGAAATCACTAAAAATCAATTAAAACTCTCTAAAATTTTCAAGTGGTTTAGCAAAGATTTTGAAACTAACGGAACTGTTATTGATTTTATAAATCGATATACTACGACTACAATTTCTGAAGACGCAAAAATTAACTACAAAGATTATAACTGGAATTTAAATGAATAG
- the arsM gene encoding arsenosugar biosynthesis arsenite methyltransferase ArsM, with protein MSYLNTTKDVYKEAALTPDVGLCCTTNPIWELPGLKIPKIMQEMNYGCGSTVHPRDLTNSPKILYVGVGGGMELLQFAYFSRQKNGVIGVDVVDEMLDASRKNFKEAEAQNSWFKSEFVDLKKGDALNLPVEDNSIDVAAQNCLFNIFKAEELKKAIDEMYRVLKPHGRLVMSDPTCEQPMNDTLRNDERLRALCLSGSLPIAEYVKALTDAGFGTIEIRARKPYRILDPKHYPTDELIYIESIEVAAIKDPMPADGPCIFTGKAAIYYGEEDYFDDKAGHVLLKNQPLAICDKTAGALASLGRDDIFISESTFHYDGGGCC; from the coding sequence ATGAGTTACTTAAACACCACAAAAGACGTTTACAAAGAAGCTGCACTAACACCAGATGTTGGCTTATGTTGTACTACAAATCCTATTTGGGAATTACCAGGATTAAAAATCCCAAAAATCATGCAAGAGATGAATTACGGTTGCGGATCAACCGTTCATCCTCGAGATTTAACTAACAGCCCAAAAATACTTTACGTTGGTGTTGGTGGCGGAATGGAGTTATTACAATTCGCCTATTTTTCTCGTCAAAAAAATGGTGTTATTGGTGTAGATGTTGTAGATGAAATGTTAGATGCTTCACGTAAAAATTTTAAAGAAGCCGAAGCACAAAACTCTTGGTTTAAAAGTGAATTTGTAGACCTTAAAAAAGGTGATGCTTTAAACTTACCTGTTGAAGATAACAGCATTGATGTTGCAGCGCAAAACTGCTTATTCAATATTTTTAAAGCTGAAGAATTAAAAAAAGCGATAGACGAAATGTACCGTGTTTTAAAACCTCATGGTCGTTTAGTGATGAGTGATCCAACTTGTGAGCAACCAATGAATGATACGTTACGTAATGACGAAAGATTACGTGCTCTTTGCTTAAGCGGTAGTTTACCAATTGCTGAGTATGTAAAAGCTTTAACCGATGCTGGTTTTGGGACTATCGAAATTAGAGCCAGAAAACCTTACCGTATTTTAGATCCTAAACATTACCCAACAGACGAGCTAATCTATATAGAATCTATAGAAGTTGCAGCTATAAAAGATCCAATGCCTGCAGATGGACCATGTATTTTTACTGGTAAAGCTGCTATTTATTATGGTGAAGAGGATTATTTTGATGATAAAGCTGGTCACGTTTTATTAAAAAATCAACCGTTAGCAATTTGCGATAAAACTGCTGGAGCTTTAGCTAGTCTTGGCAGAGATGATATTTTTATTAGCGAATCTACCTTCCATTACGATGGTGGCGGATGCTGCTAG